The following proteins are co-located in the Sandaracinaceae bacterium genome:
- a CDS encoding YajQ family cyclic di-GMP-binding protein: MPTFDVVSELDLQEVKNALDQAQKEVAQRFDFKGTDASVELKDQTIVIRANSENRVAAVLEVLHGKLVKRGVSLLALDAQPIKAVGGGASQQVINLKQGIDKDGAKKVVKALKDSKLKVQPSIQGDVVRVSGKKRDDLQEAIAYLRGQDLEMSLQYKNFRD; the protein is encoded by the coding sequence GTGCCGACATTCGACGTCGTGTCCGAGCTGGATCTGCAAGAAGTGAAGAACGCCCTGGACCAGGCCCAGAAGGAGGTGGCGCAGCGCTTCGACTTCAAGGGCACGGACGCGTCGGTGGAGCTCAAGGACCAGACCATCGTCATCCGCGCCAACAGCGAGAACCGTGTGGCCGCCGTGCTCGAGGTGCTGCACGGCAAGCTGGTGAAGCGCGGCGTGTCGCTGCTGGCGCTGGACGCGCAGCCCATCAAGGCGGTGGGCGGAGGTGCCAGCCAGCAGGTCATCAACCTGAAGCAGGGCATCGACAAGGACGGCGCCAAGAAGGTCGTGAAGGCCCTCAAGGACAGCAAGCTCAAGGTGCAACCCAGCATCCAGGGCGACGTCGTCCGCGTCAGCGGCAAGAAGCGCGACGACCTCCAAGAGGCCATCGCCTACCTGCGCGGGCAAGACCTCGAGATGTCGCTCCAGTACAAGAACTTCCGCGATTGA
- a CDS encoding NupC/NupG family nucleoside CNT transporter, whose translation MPVARPLVVLALLASLALTLRPVVASAQDDAPAAAQADATPEPISLTAQRGAPESTVTQRLTSAFGLFAFVGLAWLMSSDRRRIPRRIIAWGLGLQLLFGLFALKTRVGLALFSFLNDGVVALLGYTDRGTSFLFGAYTTDLWVGAQPGEAGTFLARAPLALKVLPTIIFFSALMAVLYHVGVMQRMVAAIAWVMQRTMRTSGSETLSAAANIFVGQTEAPLVVRPYLDAMTRSELMAIMVGGFATVAGGVLAAYVGMLQAYFPDIAGHLIAASVMSAPAALVIAKVMQPETETSATASGVDLTLEKVDANVIEAAARGASEGLMLALNVGAMLLAFVALVALANALLAVPFDAYNHLTGASATAVTLEQILGVVFWPVAFLMGVDVGECGLVAGFLGEKIVLNEFVSYLHLGETLRTTPEALSPRSVVLVTYALCGFANFSSIAIQVGGIGSIAPSRRADVARLGLRAMIGGALAACMTASVAGAV comes from the coding sequence ATGCCCGTCGCTCGCCCGCTGGTCGTGCTCGCCCTCCTCGCCAGCCTCGCGCTCACGCTGCGCCCCGTTGTTGCGAGTGCCCAAGACGACGCGCCGGCGGCGGCCCAGGCGGACGCGACGCCCGAGCCCATCTCGCTCACGGCGCAGCGTGGCGCGCCCGAGTCCACCGTCACGCAGCGCCTCACCAGCGCGTTCGGTCTGTTTGCGTTCGTGGGCCTCGCGTGGCTGATGTCCAGCGATCGGCGCCGCATCCCGAGGCGCATCATTGCGTGGGGCCTCGGCCTGCAGCTCCTGTTCGGTCTGTTCGCGCTGAAGACGCGGGTGGGCCTGGCGCTCTTCTCGTTCCTGAACGACGGCGTGGTCGCGCTGCTCGGTTACACCGACCGCGGCACGAGCTTCCTGTTCGGCGCGTACACCACGGACCTCTGGGTGGGGGCTCAGCCGGGGGAGGCTGGGACCTTCCTGGCGCGCGCGCCGCTGGCGCTCAAAGTGCTGCCCACCATCATCTTCTTCTCTGCGCTGATGGCGGTGCTCTACCACGTGGGTGTGATGCAGCGCATGGTCGCGGCCATCGCCTGGGTCATGCAGCGCACCATGCGCACCAGCGGCTCGGAGACCCTGTCTGCGGCCGCCAACATCTTCGTGGGACAGACCGAGGCGCCGTTGGTGGTCCGTCCGTACCTCGACGCGATGACCCGCTCCGAGCTGATGGCCATCATGGTGGGCGGGTTCGCGACGGTGGCTGGCGGCGTGCTGGCCGCCTACGTCGGCATGCTGCAGGCGTACTTCCCCGACATCGCGGGCCACCTCATCGCAGCCAGCGTGATGAGCGCGCCGGCTGCCTTGGTGATCGCGAAGGTCATGCAGCCCGAGACCGAGACCTCCGCCACGGCATCTGGCGTGGACCTGACTCTCGAGAAGGTCGACGCGAACGTCATCGAGGCCGCGGCGCGGGGGGCGTCGGAGGGGCTCATGTTGGCGCTCAACGTGGGCGCCATGCTGCTCGCCTTCGTGGCGCTGGTGGCGCTCGCCAACGCGCTGCTGGCCGTCCCCTTCGACGCCTACAACCATCTCACGGGGGCGAGCGCCACGGCAGTGACGCTCGAGCAGATCCTGGGCGTCGTGTTCTGGCCGGTCGCGTTCCTGATGGGTGTCGACGTCGGGGAGTGCGGTCTCGTCGCGGGGTTCTTGGGCGAGAAGATCGTCCTGAACGAGTTCGTGTCCTACCTGCACCTGGGGGAGACCCTGCGCACCACGCCCGAGGCGCTCTCTCCGCGCTCGGTGGTGCTGGTCACGTACGCGCTCTGCGGCTTCGCGAACTTCAGCTCGATCGCCATCCAGGTGGGCGGCATCGGGAGCATCGCGCCGAGCAGGCGCGCGGACGTGGCGCGGCTCGGTCTGCGGGCGATGATCGGCGGTGCGTTGGCGGCGTGCATGACGGCCAGCGTGGCGGGCGCCGTTTAG